DNA sequence from the Candidatus Kaistella beijingensis genome:
TTTTTGCGGAGCATTATTTCTCTCGATGTCTAAAGAAATATTTTGATTTTTATACTTCTCGAGTTCTGGTCCCAACTCGTCAAAAAACGCAATAGGTTTTCCATTAACACCAACAATTTTGTCACCTTTCAACAATCCAGCTGCTTTCGCTGTTCCGTTTTGGAAAAGACTGTCAATCACAGCGGGAAATCGTGGACTAAAATAAGCTTTCGCCTCACTTTGCGCCAAAACTGCCGCGACTCCATCTTCATTGATTGGGAAAGTAATTTCTTTTCCTTCCCGTAAAACGGTTGCATTGTTTGCAAAAAGCATGTTGATGGTGGAAGTCTCCATTCTTTCGGCAGGTTTACCATCGATTTTCAAAATTTTATCTCCGGTTTTCAAGCCCATTTTTTGCCCGGCGTCAGAAACCGCAACTCCGTTCTCAAACTTCGCATTGTCGTGGAAAGTTTCGCCTTTAAAATAGCTTAATGAGGAATAAATAAACCAAGCCAAAAAGAAATTCACGGTAACTCCACCCAACATGATGATTAATCTTTGCCATGCCGGTTTGCTTCGGAATTCCCAAGGTTCTGCGGGTTTTTTCAGTTGCTCGGTGTCCATGCTTTCATCCACCATTCCGGCAATTTTCACATATCCTCCAAAAGGTAACCAGCCGATTCCGTATTCAGTTTCACCCACTTTCTTCTTCACTAATGAAAACCATGGGTCAAAGAAAAGGTAGAACTTTTCGACTTTGGTCTTGAAATATTTTGCGGGGATAAAATGTCCCAATTCATGCAGAATAACAAGGATTGAAATACTTAATATGAATTGAAATAATTGTATTAAAGTCATTGATTTTAATTAAAATTAAAGATTTGCGAAGATACGAATTATCAAAAGCATGCCAAATAAAAAAGGTCCTCATTTTGAGAACCTTTTGTCATATATTAAAGTGTTTTTAGAAATTGAAAGAAACTCCTAAAGATCCATTATTTCCAAACTCTCCGTAAACACCTACATTATTGTTGAAGAAATACCTAACTCCAAGATGCGCTCCGAAACCGAAATCTTTACCAAGAACTCCCAAATTTACACCTGGATAGATATCCCATTTTTCAGGAAGAGAAAGTGGCTCTTGTAAATGGAAACCTACTCGTCCGAAGAAGAAAATATTGTTGTCTTTGTTTCCATCCTTGTAACCGTCAAAATATACATTTGCTCCCGCTCCGATTGATACAATTTTACCTAAACCGTAATCATAGGTTCCGGTAATTCCGTTTCCGTAACCCCATCCGTTGAACCCTACTTGAAGTTTTTGATCACCCTTTCCGTTCCAAGCTTGTGCAAATGCAGACTGTCCTAAAAAGAACATTGTGCATACTAATAGTAACTTTTTCATAATTTAAGATTTTAATGTTATGCTTTCGAGCAATCAAAAATAAGACCAAAGGTAAAATCGTTTAGTTCAGACTGTTTAAAATTTTGTATATTTAATGGCCATTTTCATTAATATCATTATGAATAGTTTAAAAATTGCAGGATTAAATTTGGACATCTTGTGGAAACAAAAAGAAAAAAATTATGTTAAAATCGACCAGTATTTTGTTAAAATCTCTTCAGACTTACTGATTCTCCCCGAAATGTTTTCCACAGGATTTTACATGAACCCTGAAGAAATTGCAGACCGAAATCAGGAAACCTTATCCTGGATGAAAAGTTTTGCACAAGAAAAGAATACCGCAATTTGCGGAAGCGCTTCCATTGAGGAAAATGGAAAATTTTACAACCGTTTTTATTTTGTAGAAGCCAACGGAAACTACCATCATTACGATAAAAGACACCTGTTTTCTTTTTCAGGAGAAAATAAAACCTACTCTTCAGGAAACGAGAGAGTCATTGTCAATTTTAAAGGATGGAGAATTTTGTTGCAGGTTTGCTATGACTTAAGATTTCCTGTGTTTGCAAGAAACAATGATGATTACGATGCCATTCTTTATGTGGCAAATTGGCCTGAACCAAGAATTGATGCTTGGAAAACTTTGCTGAAAGCAAGAGCCATTGAAAACCAATGTTATGTTTTTGGTCTGAACAGGATTGGGACCGATGCAAATAATTTGAATTATCCTGAAAGTTCTTATTGCTTCTTTGCTGATGGAAGCGTGGTTTCTACGCTGGAAAACAATATCGTTTCCGCAGAATTTGATGCTGAAAAATTAAAAGCGTTTCAAGACAAATTTCAGTTTTTAAATGATAGAGATTCTTTTGAAATCAAAGATTAATTGGCAAATTTTTTTAGAAGTTCCGTCAAGGTATTCACATCATGAACGCCGCTTTCTTTCCAAAGCAAATCGCCATTTTTGAAAACCGCCAAAGTGGGTACGCCGCGAACCCCATACTCTGCTGCAATAGCAGGGAATTGATCGACATCAATTTTTACAATTCTTGCCAATTCACCAACATTTTCTTTTACCGTTTTTAAAACGGAGGACTGCACTTTACACGGACCACACCAAGTGGCGAAAAAATCGATTAATACAGGTCTTTCCGAGTTGATAAGTTCTTTAAATTTTTGAGACATCGCTTATTATAAATGATAATTGGTAAATGATAATTGATATTTTTCGCAGCAAATTTTAGTCCAAATACCTTAAACTAAAGTTTTAGTTTTGAAGTTCGGAATCTTTTTTCTGAAGGGGAATTTCGCAGTTTCCCGATGCACATCCGAAACGGAAAACCGCCATCGAAATGAAATAAAGTCCAAACGGAATCATCCACCAGGTTCTGTCGTTAATTGCGACTAAAACGAAGAAAATTCCACCAATCAGGTAAATAATTCTTCTAAAATTCCAATTTGACAAGTAGTTTTTCATGAGTTTAATTTATTTTGAAGTGAATCCCAACCTCCTCCATTGTAAGCTTCGAAACCGTTTTGTTTGAGGATTGCTTTTGCAGACGCGCTTCTCATTCCGCTTGCACAACACGTAACAATCGGTTTTTTCAAATCCAATTTTTTCATTTCTGCGGCAAGTTGTTGCAACGGAATATTTTTGGAGTTTCTGATATGTCCATTAGAAAATTCTGCGGGAGTTCTCACGTCAATAATTTGAGCGCCGTTTCGCACCAATTCTTTATAATCAACAGATTTTCCGCCAAATAATTTTTTTATGAAATCAAGCATTTTCTTTCTTTTTAGCGTTATCAAACATGGAGAACAACAAATAACCCATCAACATTCCGTACACTGAAGAGTTAAAAGGTTTTGAGGTAATCGCACAACTTCCTGTATTACAACCGATGAAGTGATAATAAGCGTAACCTAAAATTCCGCCGACAAAAATCCCGATAATCCCTAATTTATATTTTTGAATAAATTCTTTCATTTTTACAATACTTGGATTACGGTAAATAAATTTTCATCGGAAACTCCTACAACTTCGTGAACCACATCCACAGGAATTTCAAAAGTATCGAATTGTTTTAACAAAATTTGCCGGTCGTCAAAAACGAAATCTATTTCTCCTTTTAAAACCAACAAAGTCGCAGGAAAAGCGGTGGTATGTTTTTTCAAAACCGCATCCTTTCCCAGTGCAACTGCAAAATATTTTATTTTGTCGTTTTTTCGGAGATGAAAAACATTCGCCTTTTCTGTACTAAATTCTATATTTTCTAAAATGTTCATTCTTTTTGATTTTGAATTGCCGATACATTTTCTAATGTTTTTGCGCTATAGACATTTTCGATCCCGTGTTTCCGAAGAATGTCTAAAGCTTGTTGCGCCTGAAATCCACGATTGCAAAATAAAACGGTTTGTTTTTGCTTTCTAAAAAAATCGAGATTACTTTCAATTTCCGCTAATGGAATATTGACTGCGTTTTTTGCGGTTTTCTGTTCAAATTCTCCCTGCATTCTAACATCAACTAAAGTGGTTTCGGGATTGTTGACCATTTCTACCATGTTGACATTCTGAGTTGAAGTGGGCGGAATCGTCGTCTTACATGAGACCGTCAGAAAACCGATTATCATAAAACCAATTAGGATGTTGCTTTTCATTTTTAATCTTTTTAAAAAATTCACCAAAAGAATTCTCTCTGAAAGAATTTCACCGCCGAAGTCGAATTCGCAGCGATGAAAATTCACTCTTTAATGCGTTTTGCTTTGACAAACGAAATTACTTTTCGAAACCGATGTTTCCTTTATTTTATTAAAACCGCCTTCAACTTCTGAAAAATTTCTGATTCCTCTTGAATTCAAAATACTTGCGGCAATCATACTTCGGTAACCTCCTGCACAGTGAATAAAGAAATGTTCATCGTTGTTCAGCGAATTTGCCCACTCATTAATATCAGAAAGCGGTCTTTGAAAAGCTTCGTTGACATGTTCCGCTTGATATTCACTTTCTTTTCTTACGTCGATGACTTTTGAATTTTCATTAAATTTCTGTGCGAATTCTTCCGCAGAAATTCTGTTAATCGTATCAATTTCCTTTCCTGAATTTTGCCAAGACTCGAAACCG
Encoded proteins:
- a CDS encoding rhodanese-like domain-containing protein, producing MKSNILIGFMIIGFLTVSCKTTIPPTSTQNVNMVEMVNNPETTLVDVRMQGEFEQKTAKNAVNIPLAEIESNLDFFRKQKQTVLFCNRGFQAQQALDILRKHGIENVYSAKTLENVSAIQNQKE
- a CDS encoding DUF6132 family protein; this encodes MKEFIQKYKLGIIGIFVGGILGYAYYHFIGCNTGSCAITSKPFNSSVYGMLMGYLLFSMFDNAKKKENA
- a CDS encoding porin family protein; translation: MKKLLLVCTMFFLGQSAFAQAWNGKGDQKLQVGFNGWGYGNGITGTYDYGLGKIVSIGAGANVYFDGYKDGNKDNNIFFFGRVGFHLQEPLSLPEKWDIYPGVNLGVLGKDFGFGAHLGVRYFFNNNVGVYGEFGNNGSLGVSFNF
- a CDS encoding cupin domain-containing protein, coding for MNILENIEFSTEKANVFHLRKNDKIKYFAVALGKDAVLKKHTTAFPATLLVLKGEIDFVFDDRQILLKQFDTFEIPVDVVHEVVGVSDENLFTVIQVL
- a CDS encoding thioredoxin family protein yields the protein MSQKFKELINSERPVLIDFFATWCGPCKVQSSVLKTVKENVGELARIVKIDVDQFPAIAAEYGVRGVPTLAVFKNGDLLWKESGVHDVNTLTELLKKFAN
- a CDS encoding amidohydrolase; translated protein: MNSLKIAGLNLDILWKQKEKNYVKIDQYFVKISSDLLILPEMFSTGFYMNPEEIADRNQETLSWMKSFAQEKNTAICGSASIEENGKFYNRFYFVEANGNYHHYDKRHLFSFSGENKTYSSGNERVIVNFKGWRILLQVCYDLRFPVFARNNDDYDAILYVANWPEPRIDAWKTLLKARAIENQCYVFGLNRIGTDANNLNYPESSYCFFADGSVVSTLENNIVSAEFDAEKLKAFQDKFQFLNDRDSFEIKD
- a CDS encoding rhodanese-like domain-containing protein, with the protein product MLDFIKKLFGGKSVDYKELVRNGAQIIDVRTPAEFSNGHIRNSKNIPLQQLAAEMKKLDLKKPIVTCCASGMRSASAKAILKQNGFEAYNGGGWDSLQNKLNS
- the rseP gene encoding RIP metalloprotease RseP — protein: MTLIQLFQFILSISILVILHELGHFIPAKYFKTKVEKFYLFFDPWFSLVKKKVGETEYGIGWLPFGGYVKIAGMVDESMDTEQLKKPAEPWEFRSKPAWQRLIIMLGGVTVNFFLAWFIYSSLSYFKGETFHDNAKFENGVAVSDAGQKMGLKTGDKILKIDGKPAERMETSTINMLFANNATVLREGKEITFPINEDGVAAVLAQSEAKAYFSPRFPAVIDSLFQNGTAKAAGLLKGDKIVGVNGKPIAFFDELGPELEKYKNQNISLDIERNNAPQKIDVKVDNKGKIGFSTDTNVAQKEFEKSQVTKKYSLLGAIPRGFQRTIDVLTMQIKQFKIVFNSKTQGYKKVSGPIGIIKQMPETINWEFFWSFTAMFSVWLAFLNLIPIPGLDGGHVMFTLWEMITGKPVPQKVLENAQMIGVIFLLGLMVLIFGNDIVKWITGKF